The genomic stretch TAGGTGAAAACGCATTTGCAAGCGGAACGGTTGAGTAGCAACGTTAGAGCTTGCCGTATAGCTACATCCTTATATACATTCCTGCCCTATGCTTGGGCAGGTTCTTTCTCTCCCTCATCCCAAAGATCACCATTTCATTTGCTTCACTCAAACCACTTCTATGCGGTAACGACTTCCCAATTTCAAACCCTAGCAGTAAAATGTTGCATACTTTTCAGCGTCGCTTGGCATGTTTTAGCAACACGCGCACGGCGATTGCAAAAGTAAGAAACTCGTAAACTCCTGAATCAACACAAGCGTGTCTAGTGAAAACAGAGTATTCTTAGGACAAATGAATTCAAAACCTACCCAATGAGTATTCAACCTAATTCACGTCAGTTAATTTCTTGCGAAGAATGTGGCCTTGTCGTCCGCATTCCGGAGATCGAGCAAGGGCAAAAAGCTCAATGCCCTCGATGTTCGCATTCACTTACAAAAATTAACGCCAAGCCTTATCAAAGCGTGATTGCGGTATCGTCTGCGTGTTTGATCATGCTGGTGCTCAGTATCTCTTTCCCATTCATGTCATTCAGCGTGCAAGGGTTGTCGCAAGAGATCACTCTGCTTCACGCAGCCAAAATGCTGGCTGAATTTCAAAACGCTCTTCTTGGTGCGCTTCTGCTCGCGACGGTCGTCGTTTTGCCTGCTATCTATGTGGGTTTGATCCTTTTTCTGCACCTTGAGGCGTTAAAAGTTCGCAACCATCCGCCGTCTAAAAAGCAGCAGCGTATGGCCAAAGTACTTTGCCGAATTCTGTTTCGAGTTGAACCGTGGTTAATGGTCGATGTGTTTTTAATTGGCGTATTGGTGAGCTTAATTAAAATTGCGTCTCTGGCCGACATCGGTATGGGCAGCTCGTTTTGGGCGTTTTGTGTATACACGATATTGGTGGTGAAATGCATTTCGATGGTCGATAAAAGCTGGCTGTGGGGGCACTTTATTCCGGCAATCGAGTTACCAAGCGTCAAAGAAGGTGACACTCACCACAACCACAATCACATCGGTTGCCACACTTGCCACCAACTCAATCCCATCGAGGATAAAAAACATCAGCGCTGTATTCGCTGTTACAGTCGACTTCACGAATACAACCCGAGCGAGAACCTACAAAAAGCGTGGGCATTGTTGTTTGCCTCGGTGATTTTTTATATCCCAGCAAACCTCTACCCTATGATGTACACCGTCAGTCTTGGGCACTCAGAAGGTTCAACCATTATGGAAGGCGTCATCTTGCTGTGGCATTTAGGCTCCTACCCTATCGCCATGGTGATTTTCTTCGCGAGTGTGTTTATCCCGATGGCTAAAATGTTGGCGTTGGCGTGGTTGTATTACAATGCGCAAAAGGCTCAATACCTCCCTCCTGAAGAGAGCATTTCGCGCTTAAAGATATACCGATTAACCGAATTCATTGGCCGTTGGTCAATGATCGATATTTTTGTTGTCGCCATTTTGGTTGCACTGGTTCAGTTGCAAAACTTAATGGCAATTTACCCCGGCCCTGCTGCATTATCTTTTGCCGCAGTGGTCATTTTCACCATGCTCTCTGCGATGATTTTTGACTCCCGTTTGTTGTGGCAACTACCACAGAGCGAAGTGCAAGAGCCGATGACTAATAACCTAACTGAGAAAGCCAAATATGAGTGATGAGAACAACGCAACCGCTCAAATAAAACCGCAAAAGCAGATTTCTGCTATTTGGATTGTTCCGATCCTTGCGCTAGCCATGGGAGCGTGGATGCTGTTCCAATACATCAACAGTACTGGCCCACAAATTACTTTACAGCTGCCAACTGCGGATGGGATTGAAGTCGGCAAGACAGAAATCCGCGCACTGAATGTAAAAGTGGGACTGATCACTGAAGTCACACTCAGTGAGAACTACGATCATATCATCGCCAAAGCGCAGATGAATAAGGACGCAGAGCGCATGCTGCGAGATGACACCATGTTTTGGGTGGTGAAGCCGCGCATTGGCCGTGATGGCGTCTCTGGTTTGGAAACCCTTCTCTCCGGTGCTTACATTCAATTGCAACCGGGCAGTTCTGAGGTCGAAAAAGATCATTTCGCAGTTCTGGATGTGCCACCTGTCGCTTCGCCTGACGCAGAAGGTCTGCGCATTGTCTTGACTCACCGTGAAGCAGGTAAGCTTGGTGTGGGTGACCCGGTTATTTATAAAGGCTTTACGGTTGGGCGAGTAGAGAAAACCAGCTTTGACGTAGATACGCGCCGTGCTCTTTACCAACTTTTCATCTTTAAGCCTTACGACAGTTTAGTGCGCACTCGCACCAAATTCTGGCTCAATTCAGGCCTCGATCTACAGTTGAATGCGGAAGGGTTTGAAGTGAAATTTGGCTCGCTTGAAAGCCTTCTTACTGGTGGCGTCACCTTTGATAGCATCCCTGGAATGGAGTCAGGCGAAGCTCTTACCAAAGACATGACGAACTTCCGTTTGTACGATGATGTTAAACAAGTACGCGAAGGCATGTACGACGAATACATCGAATTCGTAATGCTATTCGAAGAGTCCGTTCGTGGCCTAAAACGCAAAGCTCCGGTTGAATACCGAGGTCTGCGCATTGGTACAGTAATGAGAGTACCTATGCGTCTTCCAACTCCAGAAGAGCATTTCTCGGCGAAGAGAATTCCGGTGTTAGTCCGTATTGAGCTAGGCCGTGTATACGGTGATGTTGAGTCCCACTCGATGGAAATGTTCAAAGAGAAACTAAAAGACGAGTTTGCAAAAGGGCTTCGCGGCACACTAAAAACCGGGAATTTGTTGACTGGCGCACTGTACATTGACGCGGATTTTTATCCAGACGATACGCCATATGAAGCAAACACGTATGAAGGGCTAGACGTCTTCCCTACAATGCGAGGTGGCTTTGCACAGGTTCAGCGCCAAGTAAATGACTTCTTAAACAAACTCAATAACTTGCCAATGGAAGATACATTAACATCTCTGAATGCAACGTTGAAAACGTCTGAGCGCACCTTGGCGTCCGCAGAAAAAGTGGCGAATAGCATTGATAAGCTCTTAAGCCAAAAAGACACACAAGAGATCCCTGCAGATATTCGCCAAAGCTTGCAGCAACTGCAAAAAACGCTGGATGGATACGGCCCTAACTCGACAATGTACAGTGAGATGGAATCGACATTGAAAGAGCTAGAGAAGGTGATGACGGAATTCAAACCTGTTTTAAAACAGCTAAATGAAAAACCAAACTCATTAGTATTTGGAGAAGATGAAGTGAAGGATCCAATTCCTGTTAGAGGGCAACAATAATGAAACGTGTATTTTTATTAGCGACAGCACTTGTAACCGGATTGACAGGATGCAGCAGCGCGCCAGAAACAACAGGGGCGCTGTATCTCCTACCTAAAGCTGAGACAAAAACGTCCAACCAGATGAGCGTTGCAGAACGACCTTTACTGGTGATTCGCCCGGCTCAACTCGCTAGTTACCTGAATGACAATAGTATTGTGTATCGCACATCAGATACTCAGATTGTTCAAGCCAAACGCCACCAGTGGGCTCAAAGTATTTCTGAGCAAATTACCCAACGTGTTGTGGCTGAGCTGCGCCAAAAACAAAGCGACTATTGGCCAGTTGAAATGAATAATCTTCTGGATCAAAGTGGAGAATCCAAGCTTCAACTTAGTTTGAACAAGTTTAATGGTAGCTACCAAGGTAATGCAGAAATTGAAGGTGAATGGTTACTCATCGATGCAAGCGGCAACGTCGTTCGAAGCTCGCAAGTAAAGATATTGATGCCATTGCAAGATGAAGGCTACGACGCTCTGGTTGATGCACTGTCGGCAGGTTTGAACCAACTAACCGACGATATGGCTGCGCAGCTATAGTAAATAGACACCAGATACGAAAGTCATCAGATAAGGGAGGGGAGCATCACGCTCCCCTCCCTTATTTATGTGTCTTTAGCGGTTCAAGATATTAAGAATATGGCTTGTCGATATGTAGCTCATATCGTTTGATGCTTCTTGGTGGCTGACAGGATTCAAGCGCACTCTCGGCATCAAATAAAATCCAATCACGGCGGTGGGCTTCCCCTAGTTTTTTCGCTTTGTTGGCATCGAAACATTCCATCTCATTCCCACCTTGGGTCAAGATATACCGATTCGGCTTTTCTTGTAGCCACAACCAAGCATTGCGCTCTTGCTCTTTGTGATCTGACAAATAGCTAAAATGTGTTACCGACACAGGTGAAAACAGCAAAAATTGCTCTTTAAATAGCGTCAGTCCTAACTCACCATCTTTACCGATTGCTTTTTGTGCTTCTGACATGATCTCTTTAGCCGGCGTGCGAACTGGGTTAAGCAATGTATATCCCGCAACGCTATACCAGACCCAAGTCAGCGCAAGAGCCACCCAAAAGGTATATCGAGCCTGTACCGTGCGCGTTTTGAAAAATGCGCCAACCCAAATCGCTGCGGCAACAAGAAAGAATACGACGTAAGGGAATATAGAATCGTACTCGCCTAAATGCTTCGTGACGGATTTAACCTCTAGACCTGCAACAACAGCGGCAGAAAACAAAACTACGCTTAAAATCAAAACGATAACTTTAAGTAATTTGTCGGTCCATTTAGGCCAAGCTTGGTTCGTTAACGCATAACCCGCAATAACAGCAAGCATTGGAAGCGCTGGCAATATGTAAACACCTCGCTTACCCGGGCTCAGACTAAAGAAAGCGATAACAAGCACAACCCAAGCGAACAAACTTAATAACGCAGGTGATAATCGTAGTTGCTGCCAACACTTCTTATTGAAAAACACCAAGTACAGTGGAAACCACATAATGGGAATCACGCTGACAATAAAGTAATACCATGGCTGAATGTGTCCCCAAGAGTTCGCATAACGCTCACCCGTTTGTTTAAACAAGATGTTGTCTCTGTAAGCAGCAAAATCAGGGTTATGACTGATCTCTACGATCGAAACCATAGGCACAAACCAACATGCAATGGTCAAAAGCATGAACACTGGGCCCAGTAATAGCTTCCAAGAAACCGCATCTTCAAAACGGTGTCTGCCAGAAAAATGCAAAAACAAAACGGGTATCAAAAACAACGCGGGAAGAAATCCAACACCTTTTGTAATAATGCCAAGACCCATAAACACCCAAGCCAAGCAATACCAAACCCAGTTGGTCTTAATATAGAAGTGTCGCAGCAGCCCATGCATGGAGATGGTGATCCACGCGGCTACCATCGCATCAATTTGCGCCGCTTTTGCTTGAATAATAAATTGTGGAGCAAGCAATAGTAAAAAGCCCACATTTCGCGCAGTTTTGACATTCCACAGCTTTGCGGAAATATCGTAACAGCACACCAAAGCAATTAGGCTGACAATCGCATTAGGTAACATGAACGTTGCTTTTAGACTGCCGGTCAACCAATAAAAAGCCGCCATTGACCACATAAATAGTGGCGGTTTATCGGGATAGAGCTCTCCCCCTCTGGTAGGAAAAAACCAGTTTCCCGATTGCACCATCTCTCGAGCGACTTCGACAAAGCGTGGTTCATCGGCAGGCCACGGGTCCCGTAACCCTATCCCCGAAAAAATAATGATGAAGGCGAGGAACAACAAAAACCATAGGGTTTGATAATAGTCATCACTTTGCCAAACTTGTCGACACTTGGACGTCACTAAGCTCATACTTCCTCTTCCATATTCAATAATTCAACACGACTTTTAATATGATCTCGATAGAGAAACCCTGTGAGTACCGCGCTAACGATACCAAAGAAAATACTGAGATATATCATTGTATTACTCGATGAATGAATACCAGCGCCCATCAATGCGAAGATGATAATTTGAGGCAAGTATCCCAACAGACTGGCGGAGATAAAGGCAAAGAACGGCACTCGGACACTACCCGATAAAACGTTGGTCACGACGTTATTCCCAATCGGAAACAAACGTAGCAAAAGGATTTTGTAAAACGGCTTACGACTCGCAAATGAATTAAAACGCGTCATTTTTTTCGGGAACCGTCGATATAGCCAATTTCCGATGAGAAAGCGCGCGCAGGCGTAGTTAAATGTCGCCCCAAAAACACAAGCAAATAAGGTGATAAGCACGCCTAATTGGACGTGGTATAAATAGCCGAATACCAATGCGATGGCTTGCTTTGGCCCACTCAACGACAAAAACACCACACTGAATGTGAAGATGACCACATGCCCTAAAGCCCCGTTTTTTTGAATGTAGCCAACCAGCCAGTTCTTATCTGTGAGGTGAGATAAAACGGGATTATCGAGCTGATTTGCTAACAAAACCCCAGCAAGTATAAGAAGTGCAAGCTTTAACCATTTCATTGTTTTGCATTTTCATTGGCAATGCTGACAGCTTTGATCATCGGATTTTTCGTGCGCTTTTGTAACCAGATCACACCAAACATATCAACAATCCCTACCCAAGCACGGTTCCATGCATTGTAATTGGAAGTGCCTGCTTCTCTGTCTCGGTGCGCGACTGGGTGAACGACGATCTCCCCGTCCATCGCTTTGATGAGTGCAGGCAAAAACCGATGCATATGATCAAAATACGGCAAGCGCAGATAAGTCGATTTAGGGATGACTTTAAGTCCACAACCAGAATCTGGAACACCATCACCTAGTAATGCATGGCGCACTTTGTTCGCCACCTTCGATTGAAACCTAACCCAAGCTGTATCTAACCTTTTTGCTCGATAACCCGCGATGCAAAAATTCGGATTGCTGACTTTAGCAGCAAGCTCAAGCATCTTAGGCATATCCGACGGATCGTTCTGCCCATCAGCATCGGAGGTAACAATCCACTCGCCTTTTGCATGTTTGACGGCAGTTAACACTGCTGTGCTTTGACCGCAACTATGTTCGTGGCTTACCACCTGCAGGTCACACCCACATTCTTTAGCAGCTTCAAGTGCCTCTTGCACCGTATCATCGGTACTACCGTCGTCCGTAATGACAATTTCGACGTTAGAGTATGCTTCTAAACTGGCATGAATTTCTTTCACTAACTTCCCAATATTTCCTTGTTCATTTTTTGCAGGAATAACGACTGATATACTCGGTAACATAGCTCTAACCTTATGTGAACTCTCGACCTTGAAAGTTCTGAATGACAAATCTTTTACTTGTTATAAAAATTCCGGTACCAAGCGACAAACTCGGCAATACCTTCTTCTACGGAAACTGACGGCCGATAACCAGTGGCTTGATAGAAAGCTGTTGTATCAGCATAGGTTTGGTATACATCTCCTGGCTGCATCTCTCGATAATTCTTCTTTGCTTCTATTCCGAGTTCATTTTCTATTGCTTTGATAAAATCCATCAAACAAATCGGTGAACCATAACCAATATTGTAAATAGAATAAGGAGCAGAACTATCCGCTGGAGTACTATTTTCAAACTGCCATCGCTGATTAATTCTTGGTATGACATCAGAAATTCTGACTATCCCTTCGACAATGTCATTAATATGGGTAAAGTCCCTCCACATATCACCATTATTATTAATATCAATAGACTGGCCGTTAATTATTTTCTCAGTAAAGATAAAAGGCGCCATATCTGGACGTCCCCAAGAACCATACACAGTAAAAAAACGTAAGCCTGTTGTAGGAAGTTGATAGAGATGAGAATAACTATGCGCCATCAATTCATTAGATTTTTTAGTCGCTGCATATAAAGAAACGGGGTGATCAACATTGTCCGATGTAGAGAAAGGCACTTTCTTGTTTAAGCCGTAAACGGAGCTGGAAGATGCATATATGAAATGCTTGATATGGCTTTTACGACAAGCTTCTAAGACGTTTAAAAATCCACTTAAATTCGATTCAGCGTAACAATGTGGGTTTACAAGTGAATATCTAACACCAGCCTGTGCGGCAAGATGGATAACTCTGTCAAACTTTTCTTTCTCAAATAAACGTTCTATGTCATTTTTATTTGATATATCCATATTAAAGAATCGAAATAATGGGTTTTTTATAAAATTTAATCTTGCATACTTTAACTCAACATCATAATAGTCATTGATATTATCAATACCTATAACCTCATATCCTAATGAGTTTAGTTTTCTAATAGTTGCACTACCAATAAAACCTGCCGCACCTG from Vibrio parahaemolyticus encodes the following:
- a CDS encoding paraquat-inducible protein A; this encodes MSIQPNSRQLISCEECGLVVRIPEIEQGQKAQCPRCSHSLTKINAKPYQSVIAVSSACLIMLVLSISFPFMSFSVQGLSQEITLLHAAKMLAEFQNALLGALLLATVVVLPAIYVGLILFLHLEALKVRNHPPSKKQQRMAKVLCRILFRVEPWLMVDVFLIGVLVSLIKIASLADIGMGSSFWAFCVYTILVVKCISMVDKSWLWGHFIPAIELPSVKEGDTHHNHNHIGCHTCHQLNPIEDKKHQRCIRCYSRLHEYNPSENLQKAWALLFASVIFYIPANLYPMMYTVSLGHSEGSTIMEGVILLWHLGSYPIAMVIFFASVFIPMAKMLALAWLYYNAQKAQYLPPEESISRLKIYRLTEFIGRWSMIDIFVVAILVALVQLQNLMAIYPGPAALSFAAVVIFTMLSAMIFDSRLLWQLPQSEVQEPMTNNLTEKAKYE
- a CDS encoding PqiC family protein, whose product is MKRVFLLATALVTGLTGCSSAPETTGALYLLPKAETKTSNQMSVAERPLLVIRPAQLASYLNDNSIVYRTSDTQIVQAKRHQWAQSISEQITQRVVAELRQKQSDYWPVEMNNLLDQSGESKLQLSLNKFNGSYQGNAEIEGEWLLIDASGNVVRSSQVKILMPLQDEGYDALVDALSAGLNQLTDDMAAQL
- a CDS encoding ArnT family glycosyltransferase — protein: MSLVTSKCRQVWQSDDYYQTLWFLLFLAFIIIFSGIGLRDPWPADEPRFVEVAREMVQSGNWFFPTRGGELYPDKPPLFMWSMAAFYWLTGSLKATFMLPNAIVSLIALVCCYDISAKLWNVKTARNVGFLLLLAPQFIIQAKAAQIDAMVAAWITISMHGLLRHFYIKTNWVWYCLAWVFMGLGIITKGVGFLPALFLIPVLFLHFSGRHRFEDAVSWKLLLGPVFMLLTIACWFVPMVSIVEISHNPDFAAYRDNILFKQTGERYANSWGHIQPWYYFIVSVIPIMWFPLYLVFFNKKCWQQLRLSPALLSLFAWVVLVIAFFSLSPGKRGVYILPALPMLAVIAGYALTNQAWPKWTDKLLKVIVLILSVVLFSAAVVAGLEVKSVTKHLGEYDSIFPYVVFFLVAAAIWVGAFFKTRTVQARYTFWVALALTWVWYSVAGYTLLNPVRTPAKEIMSEAQKAIGKDGELGLTLFKEQFLLFSPVSVTHFSYLSDHKEQERNAWLWLQEKPNRYILTQGGNEMECFDANKAKKLGEAHRRDWILFDAESALESCQPPRSIKRYELHIDKPYS
- a CDS encoding glycosyltransferase family 2 protein — encoded protein: MLPSISVVIPAKNEQGNIGKLVKEIHASLEAYSNVEIVITDDGSTDDTVQEALEAAKECGCDLQVVSHEHSCGQSTAVLTAVKHAKGEWIVTSDADGQNDPSDMPKMLELAAKVSNPNFCIAGYRAKRLDTAWVRFQSKVANKVRHALLGDGVPDSGCGLKVIPKSTYLRLPYFDHMHRFLPALIKAMDGEIVVHPVAHRDREAGTSNYNAWNRAWVGIVDMFGVIWLQKRTKNPMIKAVSIANENAKQ
- a CDS encoding TVP38/TMEM64 family protein, producing the protein MKWLKLALLILAGVLLANQLDNPVLSHLTDKNWLVGYIQKNGALGHVVIFTFSVVFLSLSGPKQAIALVFGYLYHVQLGVLITLFACVFGATFNYACARFLIGNWLYRRFPKKMTRFNSFASRKPFYKILLLRLFPIGNNVVTNVLSGSVRVPFFAFISASLLGYLPQIIIFALMGAGIHSSSNTMIYLSIFFGIVSAVLTGFLYRDHIKSRVELLNMEEEV
- a CDS encoding NAD-dependent epimerase, whose product is MKYLVTGAAGFIGSATIRKLNSLGYEVIGIDNINDYYDVELKYARLNFIKNPLFRFFNMDISNKNDIERLFEKEKFDRVIHLAAQAGVRYSLVNPHCYAESNLSGFLNVLEACRKSHIKHFIYASSSSVYGLNKKVPFSTSDNVDHPVSLYAATKKSNELMAHSYSHLYQLPTTGLRFFTVYGSWGRPDMAPFIFTEKIINGQSIDINNNGDMWRDFTHINDIVEGIVRISDVIPRINQRWQFENSTPADSSAPYSIYNIGYGSPICLMDFIKAIENELGIEAKKNYREMQPGDVYQTYADTTAFYQATGYRPSVSVEEGIAEFVAWYRNFYNK
- the pqiB gene encoding intermembrane transport protein PqiB, whose translation is MSDENNATAQIKPQKQISAIWIVPILALAMGAWMLFQYINSTGPQITLQLPTADGIEVGKTEIRALNVKVGLITEVTLSENYDHIIAKAQMNKDAERMLRDDTMFWVVKPRIGRDGVSGLETLLSGAYIQLQPGSSEVEKDHFAVLDVPPVASPDAEGLRIVLTHREAGKLGVGDPVIYKGFTVGRVEKTSFDVDTRRALYQLFIFKPYDSLVRTRTKFWLNSGLDLQLNAEGFEVKFGSLESLLTGGVTFDSIPGMESGEALTKDMTNFRLYDDVKQVREGMYDEYIEFVMLFEESVRGLKRKAPVEYRGLRIGTVMRVPMRLPTPEEHFSAKRIPVLVRIELGRVYGDVESHSMEMFKEKLKDEFAKGLRGTLKTGNLLTGALYIDADFYPDDTPYEANTYEGLDVFPTMRGGFAQVQRQVNDFLNKLNNLPMEDTLTSLNATLKTSERTLASAEKVANSIDKLLSQKDTQEIPADIRQSLQQLQKTLDGYGPNSTMYSEMESTLKELEKVMTEFKPVLKQLNEKPNSLVFGEDEVKDPIPVRGQQ